A single Numenius arquata chromosome 1, bNumArq3.hap1.1, whole genome shotgun sequence DNA region contains:
- the NDUFC2 gene encoding NADH dehydrogenase [ubiquinone] 1 subunit C2 isoform X1 → MVFLPDESRSLPPPPLINKGSAWLGLAGWIAALLDNGFNYRPVIRAGVHRQVLFTTVGWFVGYYLTKRTEYIHAKLDRELFEYVRQHPEDFKAAAEKRRIGELLEDFYPVR, encoded by the exons ATGGTGTTCCTCCCGGACGAGTCGCGGTccctgccgccgccccccctcaTCAACAAGGGCTCGGCCTGGCTGGGTCTGGCCGGTTGGATCGCGGCCCTGCTGGATAACGGCTTCAACTACCGGCCCGTCATCCGAGCCG GTGTTCACCGCCAGGTCCTGTTCACTACCGTGGGATGGTTTGTTGGCTATTACCTCACTAAACGTACGGAGTACATACACGCCAAGCTGGACAGGGAGTTGTTTGAGTACGTCCGGCAGCACCCAGAAGACTTCAAGGCAGCAG cGG aaaagagaagaattggAGAACTTTTGGAGGATTTCTACCCAGTTCGCTGA
- the NDUFC2 gene encoding NADH dehydrogenase [ubiquinone] 1 subunit C2 isoform X2, translating into MVFLPDESRSLPPPPLINKGSAWLGLAGWIAALLDNGFNYRPVIRAGVHRQVLFTTVGWFVGYYLTKRTEYIHAKLDRELFEYVRQHPEDFKAAEKRRIGELLEDFYPVR; encoded by the exons ATGGTGTTCCTCCCGGACGAGTCGCGGTccctgccgccgccccccctcaTCAACAAGGGCTCGGCCTGGCTGGGTCTGGCCGGTTGGATCGCGGCCCTGCTGGATAACGGCTTCAACTACCGGCCCGTCATCCGAGCCG GTGTTCACCGCCAGGTCCTGTTCACTACCGTGGGATGGTTTGTTGGCTATTACCTCACTAAACGTACGGAGTACATACACGCCAAGCTGGACAGGGAGTTGTTTGAGTACGTCCGGCAGCACCCAGAAGACTTCAAGGCAGCAG aaaagagaagaattggAGAACTTTTGGAGGATTTCTACCCAGTTCGCTGA
- the LOC141469434 gene encoding thyroid hormone-inducible hepatic protein-like produces the protein MEQYFSATQKMEQEVMFPSLLRGVFLQQEGAAPDAGGHTDLYEHYQLLRSIKPMVEKGLASVTDQSQTDADANTSSDDDTMDPQLEERLSHHLAGLQQVLTHLTRDTNALTRRYSQILEQISPSEGQPSW, from the coding sequence ATGGAGCAGTACTTCTCAGCCACCCAGAAGATGGAGCAGGAGGTGATGTTCCCCAGCCTGCTCCGAGGGGTcttcctgcagcaggagggggcCGCCCCGGACGCAGGTGGCCACACGGACCTCTATGAGCACTACCAGCTCCTCAGGTCCATCAAGCCCATGGTGGAGAAAGGCCTGGCCTCTGTCACCGACCAGAGTCAGACCGATGCTGACGCCAACACAAGCTCCGACGACGACACCATGGATCCCCAGCTGGAGGAGCGCCTGTCCCACCACCTGGCCGGCTTGCAGCAGGTCCTCACCCACCTCACCAGGGACACCAATGCCCTCACCCGGAGGTACAGCCAGATCCTGGAGCAGATCAGCCCCAGCGAGGGGCAGCCCAGCTGGTGA